In Polyangia bacterium, the sequence TCGTGGGCTCGACACGGTTTGGAAGCCGGGCAAGTAAAGACAGAGTAAAAGGCAAAAGGAACGAGGGACAATCCGATGGCCAAAGAAAAATTCGTTCGGAACAAACCGCACCTGAACATCGGGACGATCGGACACGTCGACCACGGGAAGACGACGCTGACGGCGGCGATCACCAAGGTGCTGGCGAAGAAGGGCGGGGCGAAGTTCCTGGCGTAC encodes:
- a CDS encoding GTP-binding protein, translating into MAKEKFVRNKPHLNIGTIGHVDHGKTTLTAAITKVLAKKGGAKFLAY